In Candidatus Dormiibacterota bacterium, the following proteins share a genomic window:
- a CDS encoding FAD-binding oxidoreductase — protein sequence MDVQLRARLAEIVTARGVNGRLDSVAPRSTAEVAAVCRACAELGTPISVVSGQVTDPAPGGRAITVSLGRLDQVHVEPGAMVVRAGAGATLVSLRVAVDAAALGLVGVPGGGPGSAVHAGSLVARGQLPRRALTGVVAVLPEGEVVRAGGGVLKDVTGYDLTGALLGSMGRLALVTEVVFRLQPRQARTTAPEGPLGLATASSELLRLAFDPDGLLVAAR from the coding sequence GTGGACGTCCAGCTCAGAGCCCGGCTCGCCGAGATCGTCACCGCCCGGGGGGTCAACGGCCGTCTCGACTCGGTCGCGCCGCGGAGCACCGCGGAGGTGGCCGCCGTCTGCCGCGCCTGCGCCGAGCTGGGCACCCCGATCAGCGTGGTCAGCGGCCAGGTGACCGACCCCGCCCCGGGGGGCAGGGCGATCACGGTGTCGCTCGGCCGGCTCGACCAGGTCCACGTCGAGCCGGGGGCGATGGTGGTGCGCGCCGGCGCCGGGGCGACGCTGGTGTCGCTCCGGGTGGCCGTCGACGCCGCCGCGCTGGGGCTCGTCGGCGTCCCCGGCGGCGGCCCCGGGTCGGCGGTCCACGCCGGCAGCCTGGTGGCCCGCGGCCAGCTTCCCCGGCGGGCGCTCACCGGGGTGGTGGCGGTGCTCCCCGAGGGCGAGGTGGTGCGCGCCGGCGGCGGTGTCCTCAAGGACGTGACCGGCTACGACCTCACCGGCGCCCTGCTCGGCAGCATGGGCCGGCTCGCGCTGGTCACCGAGGTCGTCTTCCGGCTCCAGCCCCGCCAGGCCAGGACCACCGCTCCGGAGGGCCCGCTGGGTCTGGCCACGGCGTCGAGCGAGCTGCTCCGCCTGGCCTTCGACCCCGACGGCCTCCTGGTCGCGGCCAGGTAG
- a CDS encoding DUF885 family protein, translated as MPEPHDRLATLTARTVAEHFAACPATGRSSGDHRFDGVLGDVGDAAMARRAAELEALAAELGGLDPATLDTEGRADLGMSRRLVADEHFRLTELRDPWHDPQWALWRGADVFGYVTRDYAPVADRAAAVCRHLEQLPAWLGEAAAMLDPELPAGPRAQAIEAARGYASFYRDEVRGELGDLGDPGLARRLEAALDGGTAACEAFAAAVEARRGLDDDVLGAARFCAMLEAQEGARETAGALIGQASAELDRLTAATAEVAGEIGAGGLDAAFAALEAERPTAAGLLATTAGMLDRLRDFWTATGVVTIDPEVHCRVRATPAFMSWVTAAYDNPGPLDPPGLPHNYFVTPVQPGWSDEQADQWLRHLNLACLENISVHEVYPGHFVHAVCASRRSGLIRRAFWFPAVSEGWAHYTEQLGVEQGLADGRPLLHLAQLQDALLRACRFRCSLGIHTEGMSLEEGTRLFMERAHIPRIAAEREAMRATHDPMYLVYTYGKLEILRWREALAGRPGFRLRDFHDRLLGCGLVSLDVAREYVMEGWPAQLNAGASSST; from the coding sequence GTGCCCGAACCCCACGATCGCCTCGCCACCCTCACCGCGCGCACCGTCGCCGAGCACTTCGCCGCCTGCCCGGCGACCGGCCGGTCGAGCGGCGACCACCGCTTCGACGGCGTCCTCGGCGACGTCGGCGACGCGGCGATGGCCCGGCGCGCCGCCGAGCTCGAGGCCCTCGCCGCCGAGCTGGGGGGGCTCGACCCCGCCACCCTCGACACCGAGGGCCGGGCCGACCTGGGGATGAGCCGGCGCCTGGTGGCCGACGAGCACTTCCGGCTCACCGAGCTGCGCGACCCCTGGCACGACCCGCAGTGGGCGCTCTGGCGGGGCGCCGACGTCTTCGGCTACGTCACCCGCGACTACGCCCCCGTGGCCGACCGGGCGGCGGCGGTCTGCCGGCACCTCGAGCAGCTCCCCGCCTGGCTCGGCGAGGCGGCGGCGATGCTCGACCCCGAGCTGCCCGCGGGTCCGCGCGCCCAGGCGATCGAGGCGGCGAGGGGCTACGCCTCCTTCTACCGCGACGAGGTGCGCGGCGAGCTCGGCGACCTCGGCGACCCCGGGCTCGCCCGCCGCCTCGAGGCGGCCCTCGACGGCGGCACCGCCGCCTGCGAGGCCTTCGCGGCAGCCGTCGAGGCACGCCGCGGCCTCGACGACGATGTCCTCGGCGCGGCCCGGTTCTGCGCCATGCTCGAGGCCCAGGAGGGGGCGCGCGAGACCGCCGGGGCGCTGATCGGCCAGGCCAGCGCGGAGCTCGACCGGCTCACCGCGGCCACCGCCGAGGTCGCCGGCGAGATCGGGGCCGGCGGTCTCGACGCCGCCTTCGCCGCCCTCGAGGCCGAGCGCCCCACCGCCGCCGGCCTGCTCGCCACCACCGCCGGGATGCTCGACCGGCTCCGCGACTTCTGGACCGCCACCGGGGTGGTGACCATCGACCCCGAGGTGCACTGCCGGGTCCGGGCCACCCCGGCGTTCATGTCCTGGGTGACCGCCGCCTACGACAACCCCGGGCCGCTCGACCCCCCTGGTCTTCCCCACAACTACTTCGTGACCCCGGTGCAGCCGGGCTGGAGCGACGAGCAGGCCGACCAGTGGCTCCGCCACCTCAACCTCGCCTGCCTGGAGAACATCTCCGTCCACGAGGTCTACCCGGGCCACTTCGTCCACGCCGTCTGCGCCTCGCGCCGCTCCGGCCTGATCCGCCGCGCCTTCTGGTTCCCGGCGGTGAGCGAGGGCTGGGCCCACTACACCGAGCAGCTCGGCGTCGAGCAGGGGCTCGCCGACGGCCGCCCCCTCCTCCACCTCGCCCAGCTCCAGGATGCGCTGCTCCGCGCCTGCCGCTTCCGCTGCAGCCTCGGCATCCACACCGAGGGGATGAGCCTCGAGGAGGGCACCCGGCTGTTCATGGAGCGCGCCCACATCCCCCGGATCGCCGCCGAGCGGGAGGCGATGCGCGCCACCCACGACCCGATGTACCTGGTCTACACCTACGGGAAGCTCGAGATCCTGCGCTGGCGCGAGGCCCTCGCCGGCCGCCCCGGCTTCAGGCTGCGCGACTTCCACGACCGGCTGCTCGGCTGCGGCCTGGTCTCCCTCGACGTCGCCCGGGAGTACGTGATGGAGGGCTGGCCGGCTCAGCTGAACGCCGGGGCCAGCTCGTCCACGTAG
- a CDS encoding NAD(P)-dependent oxidoreductase: MAADAAPLAGRTILMSGGSRGIGLAIALRAARDGANVAIIAKTTEPHPRLEGTIHTAAAEIEAAGGSALAIVGDVRDDGSVAGAVAQTVERFGGIDIVVNNASAIDLSGSESLSMKKYDLMQDINCRGTFLLSRTAIPHLRKAANPHILTLSPPLSLDPKWYSGHLGYTLAKFGMSMTTLGFAREFADDGIAANSLWPRTLIATAAVRNLLGGDAALQRSRKPEIYADAAHAILRRPSRSCTGNFYLVEDVLAEEGVTDLSAYGYGGSDADLQVDIYVDELAPAFS; the protein is encoded by the coding sequence ATGGCAGCAGATGCCGCGCCGCTCGCCGGCAGGACGATTCTCATGTCCGGCGGCAGCCGGGGCATCGGGCTGGCGATCGCCCTGCGCGCTGCCCGCGACGGCGCCAACGTGGCCATCATCGCCAAGACCACCGAGCCCCACCCCCGGCTCGAGGGCACCATCCACACCGCGGCGGCCGAGATCGAGGCCGCCGGCGGCAGCGCGCTGGCGATCGTCGGCGACGTCCGCGACGACGGGAGTGTCGCCGGCGCCGTCGCCCAGACCGTCGAGCGCTTCGGCGGCATCGACATCGTGGTCAACAACGCCAGCGCGATCGACCTGTCCGGCTCCGAGTCGCTGTCGATGAAGAAGTACGACCTGATGCAGGACATCAACTGCCGGGGCACCTTCCTGCTGAGCAGGACGGCGATCCCGCACCTGCGGAAGGCCGCCAACCCCCACATCCTCACCCTGTCGCCGCCGCTCAGCCTCGACCCGAAGTGGTACTCGGGGCACCTCGGCTACACCCTGGCCAAGTTCGGCATGAGCATGACCACGCTCGGCTTCGCCCGGGAGTTCGCCGACGACGGCATCGCCGCCAACTCGCTGTGGCCGCGCACCCTGATCGCCACCGCCGCGGTGCGCAACCTGCTCGGCGGCGACGCGGCGCTGCAGCGCTCGCGCAAGCCGGAGATCTACGCCGACGCCGCCCACGCGATCCTCCGGCGTCCCAGCCGCAGCTGCACCGGCAACTTCTACCTGGTCGAGGACGTGCTCGCCGAGGAGGGCGTCACCGACCTCAGCGCCTACGGCTACGGCGGCTCCGACGCCGACCTCCAGGTGGACATCTACGTGGACGAGCTGGCCCCGGCGTTCAGCTGA
- a CDS encoding NADH-quinone oxidoreductase subunit N produces MIQALIATITMPGLPPTDDLVRLLPVLILSAGFVLLLMLDLVTPTSARTALAVLAAVFLAATLGSVILGWFDTAHHGLAYYGSYAYDRFSLFVDGIILASALVVVLISPGYLNRRGLHYGEYYALILGATVGMMLLAAASSLIVIFLGIELLSVSLYILCGFAHTEERSQESALKYLMLGGFASGFLLYGMALVYGETGHTTLTGIRASLDALHGTDSLLLIGIGLMFVGFAFKISAAPFHTWTPDVYQGAPTSVTTFMSVTTKVAAFAALIRVFSSTFEGSYVKWNGIVAFVAIVSMVIGNLAALGQTSVKRMLAYSGVAQAGYMLIGVAVQSPQATIGSLYYLAAYAAMNIGAFAVITTMAGRGEDLDSYDSIRGLAFRRPYVAAAMGLFLFSLGGFPPTAGFFGKFFVFSAAIQHGQIALALWGIATSAVSVFYYLKVGLLMYSRPREGEAGYDWARTTAGGGVALVATTVGTLVLGIFTFLIYSAATLAQVGTFPVPPNS; encoded by the coding sequence ATGATCCAGGCCCTCATCGCCACGATCACCATGCCCGGCCTGCCGCCGACCGACGACCTGGTCCGGCTGCTGCCGGTGCTGATCCTCAGCGCCGGCTTCGTGCTGCTGCTGATGCTCGACCTGGTCACCCCGACCTCGGCACGGACCGCCCTGGCGGTGCTCGCCGCGGTGTTCCTCGCCGCCACCCTCGGCTCGGTGATCCTCGGCTGGTTCGACACCGCCCACCACGGGCTCGCCTACTACGGCAGCTACGCCTACGACCGCTTCAGCCTCTTCGTCGACGGCATCATCCTGGCGAGCGCGCTGGTGGTGGTGCTGATCAGCCCCGGCTACCTCAACCGCCGCGGCCTCCACTACGGCGAGTACTACGCGCTGATCCTCGGCGCCACCGTGGGGATGATGCTGCTCGCCGCCGCCTCGAGCCTGATCGTGATCTTCCTCGGTATCGAGCTGCTCTCGGTGTCGCTCTACATCCTCTGCGGCTTCGCCCACACCGAGGAGCGCTCCCAGGAGTCGGCGCTGAAGTACCTGATGCTCGGCGGCTTCGCCTCCGGCTTCCTGCTCTACGGCATGGCGCTGGTCTACGGCGAGACCGGGCACACCACCCTGACCGGAATCCGCGCCTCGCTGGACGCCCTCCACGGCACCGATTCGCTGCTGCTCATCGGCATCGGGCTGATGTTCGTCGGGTTCGCCTTCAAGATCAGCGCCGCGCCCTTCCACACCTGGACGCCGGACGTGTACCAGGGGGCGCCGACCTCGGTGACCACGTTCATGAGCGTGACCACCAAGGTGGCGGCGTTCGCGGCGCTGATCCGGGTCTTCAGCTCGACCTTCGAGGGCTCGTACGTCAAGTGGAACGGCATCGTCGCCTTCGTGGCGATCGTCTCCATGGTGATCGGCAACCTCGCCGCCCTCGGCCAGACCAGCGTGAAGCGGATGCTCGCCTACTCGGGCGTCGCCCAGGCCGGCTACATGCTGATCGGCGTCGCCGTGCAGTCACCGCAGGCGACGATCGGCTCCCTCTACTACCTCGCCGCGTACGCCGCCATGAACATCGGCGCCTTCGCGGTGATCACGACGATGGCGGGGAGGGGAGAGGACCTCGACAGCTACGACTCGATCCGCGGGCTCGCCTTCCGGCGCCCCTACGTGGCCGCGGCGATGGGACTGTTCCTCTTCTCGCTCGGAGGCTTCCCGCCGACCGCGGGCTTCTTCGGCAAGTTCTTCGTCTTCAGCGCGGCCATCCAGCACGGCCAGATCGCGCTCGCCCTCTGGGGCATCGCCACCTCGGCCGTCTCGGTCTTCTACTACCTGAAGGTCGGCCTGCTGATGTACTCGCGTCCCCGCGAGGGCGAGGCCGGCTACGACTGGGCGCGCACCACCGCCGGGGGCGGGGTCGCCCTCGTCGCCACCACCGTGGGCACGCTGGTGCTGGGCATCTTCACGTTCCTGATCTACAGCGCCGCCACCCTGGCGCAGGTGGGGACGTTCCCCGTCCCGCCCAACAGCTGA